In the Gammaproteobacteria bacterium genome, one interval contains:
- a CDS encoding NAD-dependent deacylase — MSAECGVPTYRGHGGIWSQYRWQDYACQRAFDKDARSVQDFHQTRRRKVLECAPHAGHFRLAQLESLHPNLAIVTQNIDGMHQRAGSRSVVELHGSLWRVRCELHGRSVDLAHAAYARRACPQCGRPLRPDITWFEDRVGTDAWGAAEALIAACDLFVSIGTSGSVWPAAGLAELARSSGAETVEINVEVNEASALYRHCIRDPASIAVCRSFPAPGVTNR; from the coding sequence ATGTCAGCCGAATGCGGTGTTCCAACTTATCGAGGACATGGTGGGATCTGGTCGCAATACCGGTGGCAGGACTACGCGTGTCAACGAGCGTTCGACAAGGACGCGCGATCCGTTCAGGACTTTCACCAGACTCGACGCCGCAAAGTGCTTGAATGCGCGCCGCATGCGGGCCACTTCAGGTTGGCTCAGCTCGAATCGCTTCACCCGAATCTTGCGATCGTGACGCAGAACATCGACGGAATGCACCAACGTGCAGGCTCGCGCAGCGTGGTCGAACTGCATGGCAGCCTGTGGCGCGTTCGATGCGAACTGCATGGCCGCTCGGTCGACTTGGCTCATGCTGCCTATGCGCGTCGCGCATGCCCTCAATGCGGAAGGCCGCTCAGGCCTGACATCACCTGGTTCGAGGACCGCGTCGGTACCGACGCGTGGGGCGCCGCCGAGGCACTGATCGCGGCCTGTGACCTGTTCGTGTCGATCGGCACCTCAGGCTCGGTCTGGCCCGCCGCCGGGCTCGCCGAACTCGCGCGTTCAAGCGGTGCTGAAACCGTTGAGATCAATGTCGAGGTCAACGAAGCTTCAGCACTCTATCGGCACTGCATTCGTGATCCCGCGTCGATCGCCGTCTGCCGCAGCTTCCCGGCGCCGGGCGTCACGAACCGATGA
- a CDS encoding rhomboid family intramembrane serine protease: MLAGCVFAFLWQSALSAEAGQQLIQQYGLIPAWLTVFSSMFLYGQWPHLIGNLLYLWKFAARCCGRTKGPASRTDIRPQTAGMSSAPIDRRTIN, translated from the coding sequence GTGCTCGCCGGATGTGTATTCGCCTTCCTGTGGCAAAGCGCATTGTCGGCCGAAGCGGGGCAGCAACTGATTCAGCAGTACGGATTGATTCCCGCCTGGCTGACGGTGTTCAGTTCGATGTTCCTGTACGGACAATGGCCGCACTTGATCGGCAATCTGCTCTACCTGTGGAAGTTCGCCGCACGATGTTGCGGTCGGACAAAAGGTCCGGCTTCAAGGACTGACATTCGGCCGCAAACCGCCGGCATGTCGTCGGCGCCCATCGATAGGCGCACGATCAATTGA
- a CDS encoding DUF4382 domain-containing protein has translation MIASLALVACDNGSITLSVTDTPADEVSRVVVQFSAVEFEDSGGDWERVELRPELQVDLLALRGGDSKVLIADESIPSGSYRRIRFAIDADSNGSESYVDRTNGGRIALEPDGGEDARPTVDFRFSLDDGDDVALTVDFDLRRGLIEPDDFSDPYRLRNALRVVDDEFSGRVRGTVSAGLVSNGCEPALYVFDGEDADVGDIGGDNEPLTSVGLVAQNGSSGLSYSIGFLEAGDYTIAFTCDAEDDDPEDDDELSFRRERNFEIEEGEETILDIN, from the coding sequence TTGATTGCCTCGCTTGCCTTGGTCGCCTGCGACAACGGTTCGATCACCTTGTCGGTCACCGACACGCCGGCCGACGAAGTGTCACGTGTCGTCGTTCAGTTCTCCGCTGTGGAATTTGAGGATAGCGGCGGTGACTGGGAGCGGGTCGAACTCAGGCCGGAACTACAGGTTGACCTCCTGGCATTGCGCGGCGGTGATTCAAAGGTCCTGATTGCCGACGAAAGCATTCCGTCAGGCTCCTACAGGCGTATTCGCTTTGCCATTGATGCGGATTCCAATGGCTCGGAGTCTTACGTCGATCGGACCAATGGCGGGCGGATTGCCCTTGAGCCGGACGGCGGCGAAGACGCCCGGCCGACGGTCGATTTTCGATTTTCGCTGGATGACGGCGATGATGTGGCGCTCACCGTGGACTTCGATCTGCGGCGTGGCCTGATCGAGCCCGACGATTTTTCTGATCCGTATCGATTGCGGAACGCGCTTCGTGTCGTTGACGACGAATTTTCAGGCCGGGTTCGCGGAACCGTCTCCGCAGGTCTCGTCAGCAATGGCTGTGAACCGGCACTTTACGTGTTCGATGGAGAGGACGCGGACGTGGGGGACATTGGCGGTGACAATGAGCCCCTGACGTCGGTCGGCCTTGTCGCCCAGAACGGCAGTAGTGGATTGTCCTACAGCATCGGCTTTCTGGAAGCCGGTGACTACACAATAGCCTTTACCTGTGACGCCGAGGACGATGACCCGGAAGATGATGATGAGCTGTCGTTCCGTCGTGAGCGCAACTTCGAGATTGAGGAAGGCGAAGAAACGATCTTGGACATCAATTGA